Proteins from a single region of Punica granatum isolate Tunisia-2019 chromosome 8, ASM765513v2, whole genome shotgun sequence:
- the LOC116215835 gene encoding uncharacterized protein slr0889 isoform X2, translating into MLPPLDLKDFQEKVSTQFRPWQRSFQFWVRAVDIYTGYKLRMSFEKDKEKLEAMWERQHEHAADKIYAMCADLGGFFLKVAQIIGKPDLAPAAWVRRLVSLCDHAPATPYDIVQMVLEKELGRSVGDLFERFDVDPLGSASIAQVHRARLKGDKDDVVVKVQHPGVQDLMMTDIRNLQAFALYMQKTDIKFDLYSVTREMEKQIGYEFDFMREADAMKRIGRFLKDNNKKSPVLVPRVIGDMVTRRVLVMEYIDGIPIMNLGDEIAKRGINPRGKIAAAAKQNILSSLTMAYGQMILKSGFFHADPHPGNILICKGSEVALLDYGQVKDLPDALRLGYANLVVAIADKDPKRASESYRELGIDTLSKCENEGEELFRLAETMFDTKLPPGVTALQPFSEESSIKKIAVQAFPEELFSVLRTVHLLRGLSVGLGINYSCAEQWRPIAEEALYAAGRLKSKDVKPRPRRRNLVRRLFRRQ; encoded by the exons ATGCTTCCTCCTCTCGATCTCAAAGACTTTCAAGAGAAAGTTTCGACCCAGTTCAGGCCATGGCAACGCTCCTTTCAGTTCTGGGTGCGAGCAGTCGATATCTACACCGGCTACAAG CTTAGGATGAGCTTTGAGAAAGATAAGGAAAAGCTGGAGGCAATGTGGGAGAGGCAACATGAGCATGCGGCTGACAAGATTTATGCCATGTGTGCTGACCTTGGTGGGTTTTTCCTTAAG GTTGCACAAATCATTGGAAAGCCAGACTTAGCGCCGGCTGCATGGGTAAGAAGGCTCGTCTCCTTATGTGACCATGCCCCTGCTACTCCATACGACATTGTTCAGATGGTACTTGAAAAGGAACTGGGTAGAAGCGTGGGGGATCTGTTTGAAAGATTCGATGTTGATCCTCTCGGTTCTGCTTCAATTGCACAG gtTCATAGAGCAAGGCTGAAGGGTGATAAGGATGATGTTGTTGTCAAG GTACAACATCCAGGAGTTCAGGACCTCATGATGACAGACATCCGCAATTTGCAGGCATTCGCACTATACATGCAAAAGACAGATATTAAGTTTGATTTGTACTCAGTAACCAGGGAAATGGAGAAGCAG ATTGGTTACGAGTTTGATTTCATGAGGGAGGCTGATGCTATGAAAAGAATCGGACGTTTCCTGAAggataataacaaaaaatctCCTGTTTTAGTGCCACGAGTTATAGGGGACATGGTCACCAG GAGGGTATTGGTTATGGAATATATTGATGGAATTCCAATCATGAACCTCGGTGACGAAATTGCAAAAAGAGGGATAAACCCCCGTGGTAAGATTGCCGCAGCAGCAAAGCA GAACATACTTAGCAGTTTGACAATGGCGTATGGCCAAATGATCCTGAAGAGTGGTTTCTTCCATGCAGATCCTCACCCTGGAAATATCCTCATATGCAAAGGCTCAGAG GTGGCTTTGCTAGACTATGGGCAAGTGAAAGATCTCCCAGATGCTCTGAGGCTTGGATACGCGAATCTTGTTGTTGCTATTGCAGATAAAGACCCTAAAAGAGCATCAGAGAGCTATAG GGAGCTTGGGATAGATACTTTAAGTAAATGTGAAAATGAAGGAGAGGAATTATTTAGGTTGGCCGAGACAATGTTTGATACGAAGCTGCCTCCTGGAGTTACGGCGCTGCAACCGTTCTCCGAGGAATCTTCAATAAAAAAGATTGCTGTTCAG GCTTTTCCCGAGGAGCTATTTTCTGTTCTTCGAACTGTGCATCTGTTAAGAGGTCTCAGTGTCGGTCTCGGAATTAATTACTCTTGCGCTGAACAATGGCGGCCCATTGCAGAAGAGGCGTTGTATGCTGCCGGGAGATTAAAAA GCAAAGATGTTAAACCTCGACCTCGCAGACGAAATCTAGTCAGAAGATTATTTAGGAGACAATGA
- the LOC116215837 gene encoding F-box/LRR-repeat protein At3g26922: MAANEGVMSDWLSSLPDEVLHRILSMLPLKDAVRTSVLSKRWERLWESVTTMSVNETRFSHRLQFMDFVDRALLLRDSSPLEKFSMLCSVGHDVARINQWIDLVADCGVQELSLLFTKVQRQHVLPRGLFESEKLVKLLLQTKCILRAPPSVNLPCLKDMTLSFLIFEDEESTRKLFSLPTLEKLCLYRCNWTHLQAVSISAPKLQKLSIHEGEYHERYDRRGRVVIDAPCLKSFSYRGKFIDKYVMSDSPGLVEADVRFLDFWPDERNGNMCLLFRGLRAVKSLTLDAPFLSDPAHEDYFHRTFPVLGNATALNLGDKIDIKLLPVLLSKFPHLQIFDIAAELNVLEDREVSRVVNRMRSYQMPHLKKIFVRHFKPTKSDLRIAILLLGVSDVLEEIVLHYAEPHRNELSVRANDLLLHLMELPRDPKHCKVHLIL; encoded by the exons ATGGCTGCTAACGAGGGAGTGATGTCAGATTGGTTAAGCAGTTTACCCGACGAGGTTCTTCATCGGATCCTGTCTATGCTTCCTCTGAAAGATGCCGTAAGGACGAGCGTGCTATCGAAGAGGTGGGAGCGCCTTTGGGAGTCCGTCACTACCATGTCGGTAAACGAGACGAGGTTCTCCCATAGGTTGCAATTCATGGACTTTGTGGATAGAGCTCTGCTTCTCCGGGACTCGTCGCCCTTGGAGAAGTTCTCCATGCTCTGCTCCGTAGGACATGATGTTGCTCGTATCAATCAATGGATCGACCTCGTGGCAGATTGCGGCGTCCAAGAGCTCTCCCTGCTCTTCACGAAAGTCCAACGACAGCATGTACTGCCGCGGGGCTTATTTGAGAGCGAAAAGCTGGTGAAGCTTCTCCTGCAAACAAAGTGCATTCTGCGGGCTCCGCCTTCCGTCAATCTTCCGTGTCTCAAGGACATGACCCTGAGCTTTCTCATATTCGAGGACGAGGAGTCGACTCGGAAATTGTTCTCTCTTCCGACACTGGAGAAGCTCTGTCTCTACCGATGCAACTGGACTCACCTCCAGGCTGTGAGCATTTCGGCTCCAAAGCTGCAAAAACTGTCCATACATGAGGGGGAGTATCACGAACGTTACGACCGTCGCGGCAGGGTTGTGATTGATGCGCCTTGTCTCAAGTCATTCTCTTACCGGGGCAAATTCATTGACAAATATGTCATGTCGGACTCACCCGGGCTTGTTGAGGCCGATGTTCGTTTCTTGGACTTTTGGCCAGATGAACGAAACGGAAATATGTGCCTGCTCTTCAGGGGCCTGCGTGCAGTGAAGAGCCTAACTCTAGACGCTCCATTCCTCTCG GATCCGGCTCATGAAGATTATTTCCACAGGACATTTCCGGTTCTCGGCAATGCAACCGCATTGAACTTGGGGGATAAGATAGACATCAAGCTACTCCCGGTGCTACTAAGCAAATTCCCGCACCTCCAGATATTCGACATTGCTGCA GAACTCAATGTGCTTGAAGATCGGGAAGTATCTCGTGTAGTGAACCGTATGAGGTCCTACCAAATGCCGCATCTGAAGAAGATTTTTGTTCGCCATTTTAAGCCGACCAAGTCAGATCTTCGTATCGCGATACTGCTACTCGGGGTCAGCGATGTTCTGGAGGAAATAGTTTTACATTATGCGGAGCCACATCGCAATGAACTGTCGGTGAGGGCGAATGACCTTCTCCTACACTTGATGGAGCTCCCTAGGGACCCTAAGCATTGCAAAGTCCATTTAATCCTCTAG
- the LOC116215835 gene encoding protein ACTIVITY OF BC1 COMPLEX KINASE 8, chloroplastic isoform X3 — translation MSMRLTRFMPCVLTLVAQIIGKPDLAPAAWVRRLVSLCDHAPATPYDIVQMVLEKELGRSVGDLFERFDVDPLGSASIAQVHRARLKGDKDDVVVKVQHPGVQDLMMTDIRNLQAFALYMQKTDIKFDLYSVTREMEKQIGYEFDFMREADAMKRIGRFLKDNNKKSPVLVPRVIGDMVTRRVLVMEYIDGIPIMNLGDEIAKRGINPRGKIAAAAKQNILSSLTMAYGQMILKSGFFHADPHPGNILICKGSEVALLDYGQVKDLPDALRLGYANLVVAIADKDPKRASESYRELGIDTLSKCENEGEELFRLAETMFDTKLPPGVTALQPFSEESSIKKIAVQAFPEELFSVLRTVHLLRGLSVGLGINYSCAEQWRPIAEEALYAAGRLKSKDVKPRPRRRNLVRRLFRRQ, via the exons ATGAGCATGCGGCTGACAAGATTTATGCCATGTGTGCTGACCTTG GTTGCACAAATCATTGGAAAGCCAGACTTAGCGCCGGCTGCATGGGTAAGAAGGCTCGTCTCCTTATGTGACCATGCCCCTGCTACTCCATACGACATTGTTCAGATGGTACTTGAAAAGGAACTGGGTAGAAGCGTGGGGGATCTGTTTGAAAGATTCGATGTTGATCCTCTCGGTTCTGCTTCAATTGCACAG gtTCATAGAGCAAGGCTGAAGGGTGATAAGGATGATGTTGTTGTCAAG GTACAACATCCAGGAGTTCAGGACCTCATGATGACAGACATCCGCAATTTGCAGGCATTCGCACTATACATGCAAAAGACAGATATTAAGTTTGATTTGTACTCAGTAACCAGGGAAATGGAGAAGCAG ATTGGTTACGAGTTTGATTTCATGAGGGAGGCTGATGCTATGAAAAGAATCGGACGTTTCCTGAAggataataacaaaaaatctCCTGTTTTAGTGCCACGAGTTATAGGGGACATGGTCACCAG GAGGGTATTGGTTATGGAATATATTGATGGAATTCCAATCATGAACCTCGGTGACGAAATTGCAAAAAGAGGGATAAACCCCCGTGGTAAGATTGCCGCAGCAGCAAAGCA GAACATACTTAGCAGTTTGACAATGGCGTATGGCCAAATGATCCTGAAGAGTGGTTTCTTCCATGCAGATCCTCACCCTGGAAATATCCTCATATGCAAAGGCTCAGAG GTGGCTTTGCTAGACTATGGGCAAGTGAAAGATCTCCCAGATGCTCTGAGGCTTGGATACGCGAATCTTGTTGTTGCTATTGCAGATAAAGACCCTAAAAGAGCATCAGAGAGCTATAG GGAGCTTGGGATAGATACTTTAAGTAAATGTGAAAATGAAGGAGAGGAATTATTTAGGTTGGCCGAGACAATGTTTGATACGAAGCTGCCTCCTGGAGTTACGGCGCTGCAACCGTTCTCCGAGGAATCTTCAATAAAAAAGATTGCTGTTCAG GCTTTTCCCGAGGAGCTATTTTCTGTTCTTCGAACTGTGCATCTGTTAAGAGGTCTCAGTGTCGGTCTCGGAATTAATTACTCTTGCGCTGAACAATGGCGGCCCATTGCAGAAGAGGCGTTGTATGCTGCCGGGAGATTAAAAA GCAAAGATGTTAAACCTCGACCTCGCAGACGAAATCTAGTCAGAAGATTATTTAGGAGACAATGA
- the LOC116188030 gene encoding uncharacterized protein LOC116188030, giving the protein MFGRVRAPSSSPDELERHTAKLLKHDSLSIYESTLLKLRIGCQHANDTPPEEMQTENDGKDMEADSNPIFTCPRAIVSPQGSMTVDDGAGSCADNLSRSSSGRAMSIHHLFSRYKGSKATSLIHDQMMTTENNRSPSIPPNSGNNSCLSNMDQHLDTDRISSIIVGSV; this is encoded by the exons atgtttGGGAGAGTGAGAGCGCCGTCTTCTTCGCCAGACGAGCTGGAGAGACACACGGCGAAGCTTCTCAAGCACGATTCTCTCTCCATCTACG AGTCTACCCTGCTAAAGCTCAGAATAGGTTGTCAACATGCCAACGATACACCTCCTGAGGAAATGCAGACGGAAAATGACGGAAAGGACATGGAAGCCGATAGCAATCCCATATTTACATGTCCCAGAGCCATAGTATCTCCCCAGGGCTCAATGACTGTAGATGATGGTGCTGGTTCTTGTGCAGATAACTTATCTAGATCTAGTAGCGGCAGGGCGATGTCAATTCACCATCTGTTTTCTAGATACAAGGGTTCCAAAGCTACATCATTAATCCATGACCAGATGATGACTACAGAGAATAATCGTTCTCCAAGTATTCCTCCGAATTCGGGAAACAATTCGTGTCTCAGTAACATGGACCAGCACTTGGATACCGACCGTATCAGCTCAATAATTGTTGGTAGTGTGTAG
- the LOC116188028 gene encoding nucleoside diphosphate kinase 2, chloroplastic-like gives MDAVSVVGGRSACVASSSSKAGRDNGYRAPRSCLNYARSPILRTPSSKHHYLHLAAFHSNTHLFSSGPGHVPRSRIQPRIFLPHLVASLEVEETYIMVKPDGVQRGLVGEIISRFEKKGFKLTGLKLFRCPKELAQAWEGVGVVVSARKLIGSTNPLQAEPGTIRGDLAVQTGRNIVHGSDSPENGKREIALWFKEGELCQWTPAQEPWLVE, from the exons ATGGATGCGGTCTCAGTGGTCGGAGGCAGAAGCGCGTGcgttgcttcttcttcttcaaaagCTGGAAGGGATAACGGATACAGAGCTCCTCGCAGCTGCTTAAACTACGCCCGCTCCCCTATCCTGCGCACACCCTCCAGCAAGCACCACTACCTCCACTTAGCTGCATTCCACTCCAACACCCATCTCTTCTCCTCCGGTCCTGGCCATGTTCCCCGCAGCCGTATCCAGCCCCGCATCTTCCTTCCCCACCTGGTCGCCTCCCTG GAAGTGGAGGAGACTTACATAATGGTGAAGCCTGATGGAGTTCAGAGGGGCCTC GTGGGAGAGATAATTTCAAGGTTCGAGAAGAAGGGCTTCAAATTAACCGGCTTGAAGCTCTTCCGATGCCCCAAAGAACTGGCCCAG GCATGGGAGGGTGTTGGAGTGGTTGTGTCGGCTCGCAAGTTAATAGGGTCGACTAATCCTCTTCAGGCTGAGCCTGGGACAATTAGGGGAGATCTTGCAGTTCAAACTGGAAG GAATATCGTGCATGGAAGTGACAGCCCCGAGAACGGCAAGCGTGAAATTG CTCTTTGGTTCAAAGAAGGCGAACTGTGCCAATGGACACCTGCTCAAGAGCCGTGGCTGGTGGAGTAA
- the LOC116188027 gene encoding nucleoside diphosphate kinase 2, chloroplastic isoform X2: MVKPDGVQRGLVGEIISRFEKKGFKLTGLKLFRCPKELAQEHYKDLQSKPFFPKLIEYITSGPVVSMAWEGVGVVASARKLIGSTNPLQAEPGTIRGDLAVQTGRNIVHGSDSPENGKREIALWFKEGELCQWTPAQEPWLVE; encoded by the exons ATGGTGAAGCCTGATGGAGTTCAGAGGGGCCTC GTGGGGGAGATAATTTCAAGGTTCGAGAAGAAGGGCTTCAAATTAACCGGCTTGAAGCTCTTCCGATGCCCCAAAGAACTGGCCCAG GAGCACTACAAAGATCTTCAGTCAAAGCCATTCTTCCCTAAATTGATTGAGTACATTACTTCAGGTCCTGTGGTTTCTATG GCATGGGAGGGAGTTGGAGTGGTTGCGTCAGCTCGCAAGTTAATAGGGTCGACTAATCCTCTTCAGGCTGAGCCTGGGACAATTAGGGGAGATCTTGCAGTTCAAACTGGAAG GAATATCGTGCATGGAAGTGACAGCCCCGAGAACGGCAAGCGTGAAATTG CTCTTTGGTTCAAGGAAGGTGAACTGTGCCAATGGACACCCGCTCAAGAGCCGTGGCTGGTGGAGTAA
- the LOC116188027 gene encoding nucleoside diphosphate kinase 2, chloroplastic isoform X1 — protein MDAVLVVGGRSACVAFSSSKAGRDNGYRAPRSCLNYARSPILCTPPSNHLYLHLAAFHSKTHLFSSGPGHVPRSRIQPRIFLPHLVASLEVEETYIMVKPDGVQRGLVGEIISRFEKKGFKLTGLKLFRCPKELAQEHYKDLQSKPFFPKLIEYITSGPVVSMAWEGVGVVASARKLIGSTNPLQAEPGTIRGDLAVQTGRNIVHGSDSPENGKREIALWFKEGELCQWTPAQEPWLVE, from the exons ATGGATGCAGTCTTAGTGGTCGGAGGCAGAAGCGCGTGCGttgctttttcttcttcaaaagCTGGAAGGGATAACGGATACAGAGCTCCTCGCAGCTGCTTAAACTACGCCCGCTCCCCTATCCTGTGCACACCCCCCAGCAACCACCTCTACCTCCACTTAGCTGCATTCCACTCCAAAACCCATCTCTTCTCCTCCGGTCCTGGCCATGTTCCCCGCAGCCGTATCCAGCCCCGCATCTTCCTTCCCCACCTGGTCGCCTCCCTG GAAGTGGAGGAGACTTACATAATGGTGAAGCCTGATGGAGTTCAGAGGGGCCTC GTGGGGGAGATAATTTCAAGGTTCGAGAAGAAGGGCTTCAAATTAACCGGCTTGAAGCTCTTCCGATGCCCCAAAGAACTGGCCCAG GAGCACTACAAAGATCTTCAGTCAAAGCCATTCTTCCCTAAATTGATTGAGTACATTACTTCAGGTCCTGTGGTTTCTATG GCATGGGAGGGAGTTGGAGTGGTTGCGTCAGCTCGCAAGTTAATAGGGTCGACTAATCCTCTTCAGGCTGAGCCTGGGACAATTAGGGGAGATCTTGCAGTTCAAACTGGAAG GAATATCGTGCATGGAAGTGACAGCCCCGAGAACGGCAAGCGTGAAATTG CTCTTTGGTTCAAGGAAGGTGAACTGTGCCAATGGACACCCGCTCAAGAGCCGTGGCTGGTGGAGTAA
- the LOC116215835 gene encoding uncharacterized protein slr0889 isoform X1: MLPPLDLKDFQEKVSTQFRPWQRSFQFWVRAVDIYTGYKVFQLRMSFEKDKEKLEAMWERQHEHAADKIYAMCADLGGFFLKVAQIIGKPDLAPAAWVRRLVSLCDHAPATPYDIVQMVLEKELGRSVGDLFERFDVDPLGSASIAQVHRARLKGDKDDVVVKVQHPGVQDLMMTDIRNLQAFALYMQKTDIKFDLYSVTREMEKQIGYEFDFMREADAMKRIGRFLKDNNKKSPVLVPRVIGDMVTRRVLVMEYIDGIPIMNLGDEIAKRGINPRGKIAAAAKQNILSSLTMAYGQMILKSGFFHADPHPGNILICKGSEVALLDYGQVKDLPDALRLGYANLVVAIADKDPKRASESYRELGIDTLSKCENEGEELFRLAETMFDTKLPPGVTALQPFSEESSIKKIAVQAFPEELFSVLRTVHLLRGLSVGLGINYSCAEQWRPIAEEALYAAGRLKSKDVKPRPRRRNLVRRLFRRQ; the protein is encoded by the exons ATGCTTCCTCCTCTCGATCTCAAAGACTTTCAAGAGAAAGTTTCGACCCAGTTCAGGCCATGGCAACGCTCCTTTCAGTTCTGGGTGCGAGCAGTCGATATCTACACCGGCTACAAG GTGTTTCAGCTTAGGATGAGCTTTGAGAAAGATAAGGAAAAGCTGGAGGCAATGTGGGAGAGGCAACATGAGCATGCGGCTGACAAGATTTATGCCATGTGTGCTGACCTTGGTGGGTTTTTCCTTAAG GTTGCACAAATCATTGGAAAGCCAGACTTAGCGCCGGCTGCATGGGTAAGAAGGCTCGTCTCCTTATGTGACCATGCCCCTGCTACTCCATACGACATTGTTCAGATGGTACTTGAAAAGGAACTGGGTAGAAGCGTGGGGGATCTGTTTGAAAGATTCGATGTTGATCCTCTCGGTTCTGCTTCAATTGCACAG gtTCATAGAGCAAGGCTGAAGGGTGATAAGGATGATGTTGTTGTCAAG GTACAACATCCAGGAGTTCAGGACCTCATGATGACAGACATCCGCAATTTGCAGGCATTCGCACTATACATGCAAAAGACAGATATTAAGTTTGATTTGTACTCAGTAACCAGGGAAATGGAGAAGCAG ATTGGTTACGAGTTTGATTTCATGAGGGAGGCTGATGCTATGAAAAGAATCGGACGTTTCCTGAAggataataacaaaaaatctCCTGTTTTAGTGCCACGAGTTATAGGGGACATGGTCACCAG GAGGGTATTGGTTATGGAATATATTGATGGAATTCCAATCATGAACCTCGGTGACGAAATTGCAAAAAGAGGGATAAACCCCCGTGGTAAGATTGCCGCAGCAGCAAAGCA GAACATACTTAGCAGTTTGACAATGGCGTATGGCCAAATGATCCTGAAGAGTGGTTTCTTCCATGCAGATCCTCACCCTGGAAATATCCTCATATGCAAAGGCTCAGAG GTGGCTTTGCTAGACTATGGGCAAGTGAAAGATCTCCCAGATGCTCTGAGGCTTGGATACGCGAATCTTGTTGTTGCTATTGCAGATAAAGACCCTAAAAGAGCATCAGAGAGCTATAG GGAGCTTGGGATAGATACTTTAAGTAAATGTGAAAATGAAGGAGAGGAATTATTTAGGTTGGCCGAGACAATGTTTGATACGAAGCTGCCTCCTGGAGTTACGGCGCTGCAACCGTTCTCCGAGGAATCTTCAATAAAAAAGATTGCTGTTCAG GCTTTTCCCGAGGAGCTATTTTCTGTTCTTCGAACTGTGCATCTGTTAAGAGGTCTCAGTGTCGGTCTCGGAATTAATTACTCTTGCGCTGAACAATGGCGGCCCATTGCAGAAGAGGCGTTGTATGCTGCCGGGAGATTAAAAA GCAAAGATGTTAAACCTCGACCTCGCAGACGAAATCTAGTCAGAAGATTATTTAGGAGACAATGA
- the LOC116215836 gene encoding uncharacterized protein LOC116215836, with amino-acid sequence MLRSTFTPVFTHFPTKSRIQELLSQPLACISTEALLPVRRNAAQNAASIVHSILEPPRSAYIHLPFCRKRCHYCDFPIVALGSTTQPEDDPRIHNYTQLLAREIEATRVEFESSPPLDTVFFGGGTPSLVPPRLISSILELLKTKFGLSSDAEISMEMDPGTFDAEKLIGLMELGVNRVSLGVQAFQDELLKACGRAHALREVHEAIEIVKSCGVQNWSMDLISSLPHQTQDMWEESLQSTVEARPTHVSLYDLQVEQGTKFSSLYTPGEFPLPSDSQSADFYRTASRMLSAAGYTHYEISSYSLEGFECKHNSTYWKSLPFYGFGLGSASYINGSRLSRPKRMKEYTSYVQNLEDGLADSNPNDSNRHVDVNDLAMDIVMLSLRTARGLNLRSFREAFGDPLTLSLCEVYRPYVESGHVVFLGEDRRLLKVDELKALLSDEEIARQVAYMRLSDPDGFLLSNELISLAFGMIAP; translated from the exons ATGCTCCGATCGACCTTCACTCCCGTCTTCACCCACTTTCCGACCAAATCCAGAATCCAAGAACTCCTTTCTCAGCCGCTTGCCTGCATCTCAACAGAAGCTCTTCTACCAGTTCGACGAAATGCCGCACAGAACGCTGCCTCCATAGTCCATTCCATACTGGAGCCTCCACGGTCTGCTTACATTCATCTCCCTTTCTGCCGAAAACGCTGCCATTATTGTGACTTCCCGATCGTCGCCCTTGGCTCCACAACCCAGCCTGAAGACGACCCCCGAATCCATAATTACACACAGCTGCTCGCCCGCGAAATCGAGGCCACGAGGGTCGAGTTCGAGTCTAGCCCTCCTCTCGACACAGTCTTCTTTGGTGGTGGGACGCCATCTCTGGTGCCCCCTAGGCTCATTTCTTCGATTCTGGAGCTGCTCAAGACCAAATTTGGGTTAAGTTCTGATGCTGAGATATCTATGGAGATGGACCCTGGTACTTTCGATGCCGAGAAGCTCATTGGGTTAATGGAGTTGGGTGTGAACAGGGTGTCCTTAGGTGTTCAGGCATTTCAAGACGAACTGTTGAAGGCATGTGGAAGAGCTCATGCGCTAAGAGAGGTTCACGAGGCAATTGAGATTGTCAAGTCCTGCGGGGTTCAGAATTGGAGCATGGACCTCATCTCCTCTCTCCCTCACCAAACACAGGATATGTGGGAAGAGAGTCTGCAGTCCACGGTCGAAGCCCGTCCCACCCACGTATCGTTATATGATTTACAAGTCGAGCAGGGCACAAAGTTCAGTTCTCT GTACACACCAGGGGAATTTCCTCTGCCTTCGGATTCACAGTCTGCAGATTTTTATAGGACAGCTTCAAGGATGCTCTCTGCTGCAGGTTACACCCATTACGAGATCAGCAGTTACTCCCTCGAAGGGTTCGAGTGCAAGCACAACTCTACTTATTGGAAGAGTCTGCCTTTCTATGGTTTCGGTCTTGGTTCTGCCAGTTACATTAATGGTTCAAGGCTTTCGAGACCGAAACGAATGAAAGAGTACACGAGCTATGTGCAGAATTTGGAGGACGGACTCGCAGATAGCAATCCCAATGACAGTAATCGTCATGTTGATGTTAATGATTTGGCCATGGATATTGTGATGCTGTCTCTGAGAACTGCAAGAGGTTTGAATTTGAGATCATTCAGAGAAGCATTCGGTGACCCTCTCACACTCTCCCTTTGCGAGGTCTACAGACCTTATGTGGAAAGCGGGCATGTAGTTTTCTTGGGTGAGGACAGGAGACTCCTGAAAGTAGATGAACTTAAAGCCTTGCTGTCGGACGAGGAGATCGCAAGGCAAGTTGCCTATATGAGACTCAGTGACCCTGATGGCTTTCTTTTGTCGAACGAACTGATATCCCTTGCATTCGGGATGATAGCTCCATAA